The DNA window CGCTTGCCTTTGCGGTTCAGGTAGGTGATTTCGGTGACCAGCTTGCCGCGGGCGTTGCGCAGTTCGCGCTTGTCGCCGATATCGGTGAGCGTCCAGCCCTTCGGCAGCTGTGGCTGCCAGGCGCTAATCGGCCAGTGGCTGAGCATCACGTCGGCCAGCACCTGGCTGGCTGGCGGCAACTGCGGCACCACGATTGATTGTTCGGCATGCAGCCCTTTTTCATCGTAAGTGACGAGGAACAGGCGGATACCGACAGAGGAGAGGCCTGCCAGGGTGAGTTTTTTATCATCGGCGTTAAGCATCACCAGCAGCGACTGGGTTTTGCCGTTAAAACTGCCGGTGAGGAGCTGCTGGGAGCTGACCGCCGGAGAGATCCCCGGCGCGGGTAGCGTCACGCGTGCGCCTGGCTCCAGCCACGCCTGTGGTCGGCCTTCTTGTTCGGGCTGTGAGTGGCTGCAACCGGCCAGCATCAGCGTGGCGACCAAGGCAGCGGCGCGCCAGAATGTCTGTTTAATCATCTTATTTTTTTCTCTTTTTTCCCTGGCATCGCCAGCGGTGACAGCAGGAAGGCGGTGAAAATGCCGCTTATCAGCACAATGCCAAAGCTACTGATCGCCTGAGTGGCGCTAAAGACCAGCATCCCCAGCGTCAGCAAGGTGGTTAGCATGGCCAGCGTAATCGCTAAAAATGAGGTTAACGGCGTGCCGCGCGGATTGCTGAAAAACAGCGTGTAGTTAATGCCGATGCCGAGTACCAGCACCAAGGCCAGCAGCGAGAACAAATTGACTGCATGGCCGCTCAGCGCCAGCACTGCCAGACCGCAGCCCAGCGATAGTACCGATGGCACGAGACTGATTAGCCCTTTACGCCAGCCAAGTCGCACCATCGCGCCGCAGGCAATCACACCCAGCGCAACCAATAGCAGGCCGGTCAGAATATGGCGATACAGCGCGAACAGTTCGTCAAAGCTGCTTTTACGATCCACCCACGCGACGCCGGAGTATTTCGTGCTGAGGGTACTTAATGCAGCACTGTTTTTCATCCCTTCAACCGGTACCAGCACGCCGCTTTCGCCATCGGCCAGCGTTATCCACAGCAGCCGCCAGCCTTCGCTGGCCGGGCTGGCAAGCCAGGCATCGACCGTTACCGGCATGGCGTTAAGATCGGGATTTACCGTCGCCAGTCCGGCGTTGTTCAGGGCTTTGATGACGGCTGGCGCTGCGTTTTTCAGCAGGCTGAGATCCTGCTGCTGTCGGGCGAGTGAATTCAGCGCAATAGTGCGATAACCGCCAAGCCATCCCTCTTTTTTCGCCTGCTCCAACGCGGGGGTAAACAGTTCCAGTCGCTCCAGCGTTTGCTGTGCAGACTTGCCGTACACCACAAACCACTTCTGATCGACGCTCTGCCCGGTCAGCGCGGTAATCGCTTTTTCCTGTGCCAGGATATCCTGCGGCAGCGCCTGGAGCTGCGAGATATCATCGTCCACGCGCAGCGTCGCTATTCCCGCCAGTGAGAAGAGAGCCAGCGCCACCGGCAGGCCGAGGGAAAGCTTTTTATTACGTCGCCAGGCCGCAAGCCAGCGTAGCATCAGTACCATCGCCGGAACCGGGCGCACCGGCAGCCCACGACACAGCCACGGATGCCAGAAAATCACCGTCAGGCAGGAAGCGCTCAGGCCCACCGCCGCGAATACCGCCATCTGACGAATGCCGGGGAAGGGGGCGAGCATCATAATCAGATACGCCGCCACGGTGGTAAGCAGCGCCAGCAGCAGGGCATTGCGCACTTTGCTGAGGCTTTGCCACGGTGAGGTTTCTGCGCCGTGCACCATCCGCTCGGTCAGATAGTAGAGCGTGTAGTCAGCGGAGATCCCGATGATGCTCATGCTCATCACCAGCGTCATCAGGTGCAGCTCGCCAAAAATCAGCAACGTGACGACGGTGCCCGCCAGCGCGCCAATACCGATCGAAATCAGGCACAGCAGCAGCGGGCGCAGGGAACGGAACACCGCCACAATCAGCAAAATCACCCCAAACAGGGTGGCAACGCCGAGGGTCGAAACATCTCGCTTCGCCTGCTGGCTGGCGTAATCGCTGTAGAACATGGTCCCGCGAGACAACAGCTGCGCCTGTGGATATTGCGTCTTGAGCTCACCTTCCAGCGTATTGAGCGTGGTGACCAGATGGTGCGTCTGCTGCATATCAAACGACGAACCGGCCAGCTCGCCGTGCAGCAGGTACCAGTAGTTGCCCTGTTCATCCTGGGCCACCAGCCAGCCGTCCATCAGCCGCAGGCGCTGGCCGTTTTTGGCCATTGCCAACTGCGAGCCGCGCATCAGCATCAGCGGGTCGTTTTGCAGCTCTTTACCGCTCACGCCGGAGAAGGCCGAGTAGAGTTGGGAAAGAATCCACTGCGCCTGGGCCTCACCGCTATTTTGCAGGCGTGCGCGGGTGTCGCTATCGATCAGGCCGTTGCGGTGCTGCCAGAAGAAGGTGCCCCAGGCCTGCTGGCTGTCGGCGTCCATCGGGCCTTTGACCTCAGCCAGCGCCTGCGATTTCTGTAATAGCGATAACCAGCTGCGGGCAACCTGCGGGTCGGCTTTTTTCCCGGGGCTTACCAGCCAGACCAGCTGCCGGTCAAGGCGCTGCATAAAGCCGTCGTTGAGGCTCGGTGGGATCGCGCCGAGCGCCTGTTTTGGCAGCATCGCCAGGACGCTGCTGTTAAGCCGTGCCTGAGGCAACAGCGTCAGCAACACGCCCAGCAGGATCAGGCAGGCGATTCCCCAGAACAGCGCGGGACGTTTACTGGGCGGCAAAGCGTTGGCGTTCGTCATCAGTTAGCTGTGCGGGCGTCAGTTGGTGTTGGGAAAGGGCGATATCGGTGCGATCGCCCTGCTTATCGTTCAGTTGAATGCTCTCCAGATAGATTTTTCCGGCTAAATCGATGGTCGCGAAAATCTTATCCAGCGGCGTGGTGATTGGAGTCAGGCGCAGCGTCCAGCGACCTTCGCCTTTGTCAGCAAACTCTACGCGAAAGTTCTCTTCCAGAACTTTACGATCCGCCTGGAACAGCGCGCGCAGCAGATGGTTGAACTGGAACATTTGTGGGTTGTTCTCGGCGGTGATGGTTTGCGGCGGCTGGCCGTTGATCACCTGTACCATCCGTTTGTCATCGAGCAGCAGCTGCATCGGGAACGGGGCGGTTTGATCCCACAGTAAACCCTGTTCGCGAGCGATCAGCATTTTGCCCTGGGATCGCAGCGGCTGCGGCAGATCCTTGATGGTGCGGGTTTGATCGAAGTGAGCGCGAACCACCGGTTGTTCGGTAAAGCGCTGTTGTAGATCATCCAGCGTCAGGGCGCTGACGAAAGGGCTGATGAGCAGCGCCAGCAGTGGTAAGTATCTCATGGCGTGACCCCCATACGTTCGAACAGGATAGCCGGGCTGACGAAGCACAGTTCGCGACTTTTTTCTTCTACCGCCACCTGGATGGTGTAGCCGGTAGTGGCGCGCTTGCCGGTTTCGGCATCGAAAATTTCGTAACCAATGCGCAGACGGTTTTCGAACTCCTCAAGGCGGGCGCGTACGCGAATGTGCTGCTCAAAGGTCAGGGGGTTGCGATACTTAACGCGGGTATCGACCACCGGCCACAGATAGCCCGATTCTTTCATCTGCCGATAGCCATAATCGAACTGATTCAGCAGCGCCTCGCGGGCAATTTCGAAATAGCGGAAATAGTTTCCGTGCCACGCCACGCCCATCATATCGACGTCGTGGAACGGAATGGTCAGCTCGACTTCAGCCGTAAAGCGGGGATCGTTAAGCACCCTTACTCCTTGTCTTTGGTATCCGGCAGCTGCCAGAAATCGAAAAAGTTAAACCAGTCGAGCGGCGACTGTAGTGCGTAGTGCTCCAGGCGCTCGGCGTAGCGATCGATGGTTTGCTGTAACGCGTTTTGCCGGTCGGCGCGCGGCAACAGTAGCGGGTCGGCGAAAGGCTCGCAGTGAATACGCAGTTTCCCCTGTTGGCGCAGGGCGAAAATCAGATCCACCGGGCAGCGTAAAATAGAGGCGAGAATAAAGGGTCCCTGCGGGAAGGGGGCCGCTTGCCCCATAAAGTGGCTCCAGCAGACGCGCCATTCGCCGCCGCGTTGCGGATTGACTGCAATACGATCGCCGACGATGGCAATCCACTCGCCGCGATCCAGCTTCTCTTTAAGCAGGATCGCGGTATCCGGGCCAATATCGGTTACCGGCAGCAGATTCAGCCCGGCCTGCGGGGCCATCTCTTGCATAATTTGCTTAAAGCGCTGGGCATTGTCGCTAAACACCAGCGCGTTGATGGTTTTGCTACCCTGTAATTGCGCCAGTGCGCGACAGGCTTCCACATCGCCCAGATGCGAGGCCAGCAGCAGCTTGCCGCGTGGCGAGCTAACGTTGAGCGTCTCTTCTGCGCCAGGGGCAAAGATCACATCGCGGCCTAACCGCAGTTCGCCACGCCAGCTGGCAATTTTATCGAGCATCGCATCGCCAAAACGCAGGAAGTGCTGATAGCTGGTGAGCGATGGCGGCAGCGGCATCTGGCGAGCGGTTAGCTGTTCAAGCACGCGGGCAATCCAGCGTTGGGAGGCTTTGCGGGCGGTGGTTGCCGTCAGCCAGTAAACGCCGACCACCGGGTAGAGCAGCAGGGAGAATGCTTTGCGCCCGAGTAATCGCCACACGAGTAGCATCAGGCGCATCCCCCATAAACCCTTCACTTCCTGCTGGCGCGCCCAGTGTGGCGATGCGCGGCGAAAAAGCAGCGACGGGATGCGCGGCAACATGCCAAAAAACAGGCGTGTGTGCATCCGTGAAATGCGCAGGTTGTCTTTGAGGGCATCGAAATGCGATAGCCCGTCCAGCGGATAGGTGACGCGGGTGGGGACAAAATAGCTGGTGCTACCTTGCCAGTAGAGGCGCACCATCACTTCGGTATCAAAATCCATTCGCTTGCCGAGCGTCACGCGCTGCGCCAGCTGTAGCGTCGGTGCTACCGGATAAACCCGAAAGCCGCACATGCTGTCTTTGAGCTGGAGCGAGAGTGTTTCAATCCACACCCAGACGTGAGTTACCCAGCGTCCGTACAGGCGCGAGCGGGGTATGGAATCGTCATAAATAGGCTGTCCGGAAATCAACGCTGTTGGGTGAAGCTCTGCCAGCGCAAGCAGTTCAGGAATATCTTCAATGGCATGCTGGCCGTCGGCATCAACCTGCACCGCATGGCTGAATCCGGCCTCTGCCGCCGCCTGCATACCGCAGATCGTCGCCGCACCTTTGCCCGAGTTAATCGGCAGGCGAATTAAGGTCAGATTTTTATCTTCTGCCGCCAGGCGGGCTAGTTCATCCCGCGTGGCATCGTCGCTGCCGTCGTCCACCACAATGCAGGGCAGACCAAACGGCTGAAGCCGTGCCAGCACGCCTGCCATCATTGCGCCGTGGTTGTAGCAGGGGATCAGTACGCAGGGCTGGAAGGCTATCGGCATAACCGGATTTTCCCGCTGCTGGTGGTGTGGCGCGCATCGCCATCATGGCGTTGATAGCTGAAGCTCAGCATCTGGCGTT is part of the Klebsiella huaxiensis genome and encodes:
- a CDS encoding MMPL family transporter, translated to MTNANALPPSKRPALFWGIACLILLGVLLTLLPQARLNSSVLAMLPKQALGAIPPSLNDGFMQRLDRQLVWLVSPGKKADPQVARSWLSLLQKSQALAEVKGPMDADSQQAWGTFFWQHRNGLIDSDTRARLQNSGEAQAQWILSQLYSAFSGVSGKELQNDPLMLMRGSQLAMAKNGQRLRLMDGWLVAQDEQGNYWYLLHGELAGSSFDMQQTHHLVTTLNTLEGELKTQYPQAQLLSRGTMFYSDYASQQAKRDVSTLGVATLFGVILLIVAVFRSLRPLLLCLISIGIGALAGTVVTLLIFGELHLMTLVMSMSIIGISADYTLYYLTERMVHGAETSPWQSLSKVRNALLLALLTTVAAYLIMMLAPFPGIRQMAVFAAVGLSASCLTVIFWHPWLCRGLPVRPVPAMVLMLRWLAAWRRNKKLSLGLPVALALFSLAGIATLRVDDDISQLQALPQDILAQEKAITALTGQSVDQKWFVVYGKSAQQTLERLELFTPALEQAKKEGWLGGYRTIALNSLARQQQDLSLLKNAAPAVIKALNNAGLATVNPDLNAMPVTVDAWLASPASEGWRLLWITLADGESGVLVPVEGMKNSAALSTLSTKYSGVAWVDRKSSFDELFALYRHILTGLLLVALGVIACGAMVRLGWRKGLISLVPSVLSLGCGLAVLALSGHAVNLFSLLALVLVLGIGINYTLFFSNPRGTPLTSFLAITLAMLTTLLTLGMLVFSATQAISSFGIVLISGIFTAFLLSPLAMPGKKEKKIR
- a CDS encoding glycosyltransferase family 2 protein — protein: MPIAFQPCVLIPCYNHGAMMAGVLARLQPFGLPCIVVDDGSDDATRDELARLAAEDKNLTLIRLPINSGKGAATICGMQAAAEAGFSHAVQVDADGQHAIEDIPELLALAELHPTALISGQPIYDDSIPRSRLYGRWVTHVWVWIETLSLQLKDSMCGFRVYPVAPTLQLAQRVTLGKRMDFDTEVMVRLYWQGSTSYFVPTRVTYPLDGLSHFDALKDNLRISRMHTRLFFGMLPRIPSLLFRRASPHWARQQEVKGLWGMRLMLLVWRLLGRKAFSLLLYPVVGVYWLTATTARKASQRWIARVLEQLTARQMPLPPSLTSYQHFLRFGDAMLDKIASWRGELRLGRDVIFAPGAEETLNVSSPRGKLLLASHLGDVEACRALAQLQGSKTINALVFSDNAQRFKQIMQEMAPQAGLNLLPVTDIGPDTAILLKEKLDRGEWIAIVGDRIAVNPQRGGEWRVCWSHFMGQAAPFPQGPFILASILRCPVDLIFALRQQGKLRIHCEPFADPLLLPRADRQNALQQTIDRYAERLEHYALQSPLDWFNFFDFWQLPDTKDKE
- a CDS encoding acyl-CoA thioesterase — its product is MLNDPRFTAEVELTIPFHDVDMMGVAWHGNYFRYFEIAREALLNQFDYGYRQMKESGYLWPVVDTRVKYRNPLTFEQHIRVRARLEEFENRLRIGYEIFDAETGKRATTGYTIQVAVEEKSRELCFVSPAILFERMGVTP
- a CDS encoding DUF3261 domain-containing protein; its protein translation is MIKQTFWRAAALVATLMLAGCSHSQPEQEGRPQAWLEPGARVTLPAPGISPAVSSQQLLTGSFNGKTQSLLVMLNADDKKLTLAGLSSVGIRLFLVTYDEKGLHAEQSIVVPQLPPASQVLADVMLSHWPISAWQPQLPKGWTLTDIGDKRELRNARGKLVTEITYLNRKGKREPISIEQHVFKYHITIQYLDD
- a CDS encoding LolA family protein → MRYLPLLALLISPFVSALTLDDLQQRFTEQPVVRAHFDQTRTIKDLPQPLRSQGKMLIAREQGLLWDQTAPFPMQLLLDDKRMVQVINGQPPQTITAENNPQMFQFNHLLRALFQADRKVLEENFRVEFADKGEGRWTLRLTPITTPLDKIFATIDLAGKIYLESIQLNDKQGDRTDIALSQHQLTPAQLTDDERQRFAAQ